AAGGGCCTCGTCCCAGATGTCCCAGACGCGGTGAAGGGCCAGGTCGGGGTTTTTACGACAGGCCCCGAGCACCTGACCCAGCAGTGCGCCCAGCGGGTCGAAGCCCCCTTTTCTGGTGCGATTGTTCACGCCTATCTCTGCTCCGGCGGGTGATGCCGCTCCTGCGACAGGCCCTGAAAAAGGATCTTGGGACACATCCGGCAACCCCCTTGCGAATGGCCACGTTTTGCGCCTGACACATCTCCTGAATGCCCGTTTTTACTTGACTTGCCACGGCCCCTACCATATCTTCTGTTTCTTCAGGCGTTCACTGGGTATGGGCGTTTGATTGCATTCTGGCAGAGGGCAAGATCACCTTACAACACCGACAGGAAATATCAAGATGAGTTGGGATTGGGAAAAACTTAAGCAACAGCAACAGCAGCATCGGGGCGGCCCCCCGCCCCAGGTGGATGAAATCCTTCAGAAACTCAAAAACATGAAATTTCGGGGAGGGCCGCTGATCATTCTGGCGCTGGTCCTCATATTTTTCGGCTCCTCGATGTTCTTTACGGTCAAGCAGGATGAAGTGGGCATCGTACAGCGTTTTGGCCGCTACGTCCGCACCGCCCAACCGGGGCTGAGCTTCAAGCTGCCCACCGGGATCGAGCGGGTCACCAAGGTAAATGTCACGCGGGTGGAGACGGCGGAATTCGGCTTCCGCTCCGGCCCCCAAACCAACCCCTCCCGTTTCGGCACCGCGATCACCGCCGACACCGCTGATTCCCTGATGCTGACCGGCGATCTGAACGTCGCCGTGGTCCCCTGGATCGTTCAATACCGGGTCAAGGACCCTTACAATTTCCTCTTCAAGGTGGAGGACCCGAAGCGTCTGCTGCAGGATATGGCCGAAGCGGCCATGCGGCTGGTGGTCGGGGATCGAAGCATCGACGAGGTGATCTCAAAACGTGAAGAAATCGCCGTGGAGGCCAAAGCCGTTCTGCAAACCGAGCTCGACCAGGCGGAAAGCGGCATCCATATCGTCACCATCGAACTGCAGCGCACCAACGTCCCCGGCCCGGTGCAACCGTCCTTTAACGAAGTCAACCAGGCCACCCAGGAAAAGGAGCAGATGATCTACCGCGCCCGGGAGGACTACAACAAGGCCATACCGGCCGCTCGCGGTGAGGCCGAGCGGACCATCCGCGCCGCGGAAGGCTACGCGCTGGACCGCATCAACCGGGCCGAGGGCGATGCCTCCCGCTTTACCGCCCAGTACGCGGAATATGCCAAGGCTCAGGATGTCACCAAGCGGCGGCTTTACCTGGAAACCATCCGGGAGGTCTTCCCCAAGTTCGGGTCGACCTTCATCGTTGACTCGGATCAAAAAAATGTTCTGCCCCTGTTGAACCTGGGCAAAGAAGGCGGTGTCGTAAAATGAAATTCAAAGGCATAATTCTGGTTCTGGTCGTGGCGCTGGTCTTTCTGGGCTTTGCCTCGGCCTACGTGGTGGATGAAACCGAACAGGTGGTGATCACCCAGTTCGGCCGGATCGTCGGGGAACCCAAAACCGATCCGGGACTCAAGTTCAGGATCCCGTTTCTGCAAAACGCCAACTACTTCCCCAAGATCCTCTTGCAGTGGGATGGCGACCCCGGTCAGATTCCGACCCTAGACAAAACCTTCATCTGGGTCGACACCTTCGCCCGCTGGCGAATCGTCGACCCCGTCAAGTTCTTTCAAACCGTCAACAACATCAACAGTGCCCAGTACCGCTTGAACGACATCATTGACCCGGCGGTGCGCAACCTGATCACCGAAAACCGCCTGATCGAGACCGTCCGGGCCACCAACCGGCAGCTGGGTGCCGGTTTCGGCGACGACGAGCAGGCCAAACCGTCGTTCTACGTGGTTACCACCGGCCGGCAGAAAATAACCGAAGCGATCCTGAAGCAGGCCCAGCCGAAACTCTCGCCGTTCGGAATCGAACTGGTGGATGTCAAGATCAAGCGGGTCAACTACGTGGAGCAGGTGCAGGAATCGGTTTTCAACCGCATGATCGCCGAACGTCAGCAGATCGCGGAAAAGTTCCGCTCCGAGGGCAAGGGGGAGGCCCAGAAGATTTTGGGTGAAAAGGAGCGTGACCTCAAAAGGATCACCTCTGAGGCCTATCGCAAGGCCCAGGAGTTGAAGGGTGCGGCCGACGCCGAGGCCACCGCGATTTATGCCAAAGCATACAGTGCCGACCCCGACTTTTACTCTTTCATCAAAACGCTGGAAATATACACCGGTGCGATGAACGACAAAAGCTCCCTGGTGCTCTCCACCGATTCGGAGTTCCTGAAATACCTCAAGGGCTACCAGTCCCAACCCTGAGTACGTGAGCAACATAAAAAGCGCCGGTTTCTGGGAGGATGCTCCCAGAAACCGGCGCTTTTTATGCAAGCATATCAAAAGAGAAGCCTGGTGAGACTACTTACCCTTTCTTCTCTGATGTCTCGTGCGGGCCAACAGCTTTCGATGCTTATGTTTTCTCATCTTTTTTCTTCTTTTCTTGATAACGCTGCCCAACAGATCACCTCCATTCTTCGTTATTTTTTGTGTCCCCGCTTGTAGCATCAACTCAAAAAGATTGTCCACTCTTTTTTCTGGCTGCGCCTGTGAAGCGCCGGTTCG
The window above is part of the Desulfobacteraceae bacterium genome. Proteins encoded here:
- the hflK gene encoding FtsH protease activity modulator HflK, giving the protein MSWDWEKLKQQQQQHRGGPPPQVDEILQKLKNMKFRGGPLIILALVLIFFGSSMFFTVKQDEVGIVQRFGRYVRTAQPGLSFKLPTGIERVTKVNVTRVETAEFGFRSGPQTNPSRFGTAITADTADSLMLTGDLNVAVVPWIVQYRVKDPYNFLFKVEDPKRLLQDMAEAAMRLVVGDRSIDEVISKREEIAVEAKAVLQTELDQAESGIHIVTIELQRTNVPGPVQPSFNEVNQATQEKEQMIYRAREDYNKAIPAARGEAERTIRAAEGYALDRINRAEGDASRFTAQYAEYAKAQDVTKRRLYLETIREVFPKFGSTFIVDSDQKNVLPLLNLGKEGGVVK
- the hflC gene encoding protease modulator HflC — translated: MKFKGIILVLVVALVFLGFASAYVVDETEQVVITQFGRIVGEPKTDPGLKFRIPFLQNANYFPKILLQWDGDPGQIPTLDKTFIWVDTFARWRIVDPVKFFQTVNNINSAQYRLNDIIDPAVRNLITENRLIETVRATNRQLGAGFGDDEQAKPSFYVVTTGRQKITEAILKQAQPKLSPFGIELVDVKIKRVNYVEQVQESVFNRMIAERQQIAEKFRSEGKGEAQKILGEKERDLKRITSEAYRKAQELKGAADAEATAIYAKAYSADPDFYSFIKTLEIYTGAMNDKSSLVLSTDSEFLKYLKGYQSQP
- a CDS encoding AURKAIP1/COX24 domain-containing protein — translated: MGSVIKKRRKKMRKHKHRKLLARTRHQRRKGK